The Drosophila biarmipes strain raj3 chromosome 2L, RU_DBia_V1.1, whole genome shotgun sequence genome has a window encoding:
- the LOC108033709 gene encoding GTPase-activating protein skywalker isoform X8, with product MPYHRGGDASSQADKLSGIVEESDLYEGFAPHVETSEIKTLDFYNLPKQTGKEPALRSYTEIQQLLQQGKKRDVKNILRENSWPINSPIRSQLWPMLCGQHQTKQQMLDGFYWEMVHQVFGTTELSEKPIMLPAFVDATHCLPYHLTSTGRAVADRIVNVLGYDCPDITYSPVLYPITSILLHFMSEEEAYMCLAGLVGSKEKVFINQTKLQHEVTWKTVMQIAKKHTKSATSYFQRICPGLKLERIFMDWCWWILAGLPFQHLVRIMDCYFHEGIKVLYRVALVILNLFHKECQSNNEWSPDNIKNDIGNALIKFCKKIPVSPAKLLHAAFSIRGLSTQYISRIFIKTEMLLKSRSVLTSGSKQLIKSRSSDNLPTSQSQVNIQMMSHTLTIRELFTLWSWLPVRITMYQPVLLYTTEEHGCSLTTFYVRVEQHEPTLLMIKTCNNEVFGAYCSSRWFERNVKDDKGQRQAYFGTGETFLFSLYPERAKYPWVGIEGDKDLGHSSELFMAADSKMITIGGGEGQAIWMDENIRFGKTDSCKTFNNPPLCPSGDFEIRVLEVYGFVGI from the exons GCAAAGAGCCGGCACTGCGCTCCTACACCGAGATCCAACAGCTGTTGCAGCAGGGCAAGAAACGTGACGTAAAGAACATACTCAGGGAGAACTCGTGGCCCATCAACTCCCCCATCCGATCCCAGCTATGGCCGATGCTGTGCGGCCAGCACCAGACCAAGCAGCAGATGCTGGACGGCTTCTACTGGGAGATGGTCCACCAG GTCTTTGGCACCACCGAGCTGTCGGAGAAGCCGATCATGCTGCCCGCCTTTGTGGACGCCACCCACTGTTTGCCCTACCACTTGACCAGCACGGGCCGGGCCGTGGCCGATCGCATCGTGAATGTCCTGGGCTACGACTGCCCCGATATTACCTACAGTCCAGTATTGTATCCAATTACATCGATACTTTTGCATTTCATGTCGG AGGAGGAGGCGTACATGTGTTTGGCCGGTCTGGTGGGCAGCAAGGAGAAGGTATTCATCAATCAAACCAAACTACAGCACGAGGTCACCTGGAAGACGGTGATGCAGATAGCCAAAAAGCACACG AAAAGTGCCACTTCGTATTTCCAACGTATTTGCCCGGGCCTGAAGCTGGAGCGCATCTTCATGGACTGGTGCTGGTGGATTCTAGCGGGTCTACCCTTCCAGCATCTGGTGCGGATCATGGACTGCTACTTCCACGAGGGCATCAAGGTCCTATACCGCGTGGCCCTCGTCATACTCAACCTGTTTCACAAGGAGTGCCAGTCGAACAACGAATGGAGTCCGGATAATATTAAAAACGACATTGGCAATGCGCTGATCAAGTTCTGCAAGAAGATACCAGTGTCGCCGGCGAAGCTGCTCCATGCCGCGTTTAGTATTAGGGGACTGAG TACCCAGTATATTTCTAGAATATTTATCAAGACTGAAATGCTACTAAAAAGCCGTTCCGTGCTTACCAGCGGTTCGAAGCAATTAATCAAATCGCGTTCAAGTGATAATCTGCCCACTAGTCAGTCGCAGGTCAACATCCAAATGATGTCGCACACCTTGACCATCCGAGAG CTGTTCACGCTGTGGTCCTGGCTGCCCGTGCGGATAACAATGTACCAACCGGTGCTGCTCTACACCACTGAGGAGCACGGCTGCTCGCTGACCACGTTCTACGTCCGGGTGGAGCAGCACGAGCCCACGCTGCTCATGATTAAGACGTGCAATAATGAG GTATTCGGGGCCTATTGTTCCTCGCGCTGGTTTGAAAGGAATGTAAAGGATGACAAGGGCCAGCGACAGGCCTACTTCGGCACCGGCGAAACCTTTTTGTTCTCCCTATATCCAGAGCGGGCCAAGTACCCATGGGTTGGCATTGAGGGCGACAAGGATCTGGGACACAGTTCCGAGCTGTTTATGGCGGCCGACTCCAAGATGATCACCATTGGTGGCGG CGAGGGTCAGGCTATCTGGATGGACGAGAACATACGTTTTGGCAAGACGGACAGCTGCAAGACCTTCAACAATCCACCGCTGTGTCCGTCGGGCGACTTTGAGATCCGGGTGCTGGAGGTCTACGGCTTTGTGGGCATCTAA
- the LOC108033709 gene encoding GTPase-activating protein skywalker isoform X6 yields MPYHRGGDASSQADKLSGIVEESDLYEGFAPHVETSEIKTLDFYNLPKQTGKEPALRSYTEIQQLLQQGKKRDVKNILRENSWPINSPIRSQLWPMLCGQHQTKQQMLDGFYWEMVHQVFGTTELSEKPIMLPAFVDATHCLPYHLTSTGRAVADRIVNVLGYDCPDITYSPVLYPITSILLHFMSEEEAYMCLAGLVGSKEKVFINQTKLQHEVTWKTVMQIAKKHTKSATSYFQRICPGLKLERIFMDWCWWILAGLPFQHLVRIMDCYFHEGIKVLYRVALVILNLFHKECQSNNEWSPDNIKNDIGNALIKFCKKIPVSPAKLLHAAFSIRGLSTQYISRIFIKTEMLLKSRSVLTSGSKQLIKSRSSDNLPTSQSQVNIQMMSHTLTIREKLHSESCRNLLFTLWSWLPVRITMYQPVLLYTTEEHGCSLTTFYVRVEQHEPTLLMIKTCNNEVFGAYCSSRWFERNVKDDKGQRQAYFGTGETFLFSLYPERAKYPWVGIEGDKDLGHSSELFMAADSKMITIGGGEGQAIWMDENIRFGKTDSCKTFNNPPLCPSGDFEIRVLEVYGFVGI; encoded by the exons GCAAAGAGCCGGCACTGCGCTCCTACACCGAGATCCAACAGCTGTTGCAGCAGGGCAAGAAACGTGACGTAAAGAACATACTCAGGGAGAACTCGTGGCCCATCAACTCCCCCATCCGATCCCAGCTATGGCCGATGCTGTGCGGCCAGCACCAGACCAAGCAGCAGATGCTGGACGGCTTCTACTGGGAGATGGTCCACCAG GTCTTTGGCACCACCGAGCTGTCGGAGAAGCCGATCATGCTGCCCGCCTTTGTGGACGCCACCCACTGTTTGCCCTACCACTTGACCAGCACGGGCCGGGCCGTGGCCGATCGCATCGTGAATGTCCTGGGCTACGACTGCCCCGATATTACCTACAGTCCAGTATTGTATCCAATTACATCGATACTTTTGCATTTCATGTCGG AGGAGGAGGCGTACATGTGTTTGGCCGGTCTGGTGGGCAGCAAGGAGAAGGTATTCATCAATCAAACCAAACTACAGCACGAGGTCACCTGGAAGACGGTGATGCAGATAGCCAAAAAGCACACG AAAAGTGCCACTTCGTATTTCCAACGTATTTGCCCGGGCCTGAAGCTGGAGCGCATCTTCATGGACTGGTGCTGGTGGATTCTAGCGGGTCTACCCTTCCAGCATCTGGTGCGGATCATGGACTGCTACTTCCACGAGGGCATCAAGGTCCTATACCGCGTGGCCCTCGTCATACTCAACCTGTTTCACAAGGAGTGCCAGTCGAACAACGAATGGAGTCCGGATAATATTAAAAACGACATTGGCAATGCGCTGATCAAGTTCTGCAAGAAGATACCAGTGTCGCCGGCGAAGCTGCTCCATGCCGCGTTTAGTATTAGGGGACTGAG TACCCAGTATATTTCTAGAATATTTATCAAGACTGAAATGCTACTAAAAAGCCGTTCCGTGCTTACCAGCGGTTCGAAGCAATTAATCAAATCGCGTTCAAGTGATAATCTGCCCACTAGTCAGTCGCAGGTCAACATCCAAATGATGTCGCACACCTTGACCATCCGAGAG aAGCTGCACTCCGAGAGCTGTCGCAATTTG CTGTTCACGCTGTGGTCCTGGCTGCCCGTGCGGATAACAATGTACCAACCGGTGCTGCTCTACACCACTGAGGAGCACGGCTGCTCGCTGACCACGTTCTACGTCCGGGTGGAGCAGCACGAGCCCACGCTGCTCATGATTAAGACGTGCAATAATGAG GTATTCGGGGCCTATTGTTCCTCGCGCTGGTTTGAAAGGAATGTAAAGGATGACAAGGGCCAGCGACAGGCCTACTTCGGCACCGGCGAAACCTTTTTGTTCTCCCTATATCCAGAGCGGGCCAAGTACCCATGGGTTGGCATTGAGGGCGACAAGGATCTGGGACACAGTTCCGAGCTGTTTATGGCGGCCGACTCCAAGATGATCACCATTGGTGGCGG CGAGGGTCAGGCTATCTGGATGGACGAGAACATACGTTTTGGCAAGACGGACAGCTGCAAGACCTTCAACAATCCACCGCTGTGTCCGTCGGGCGACTTTGAGATCCGGGTGCTGGAGGTCTACGGCTTTGTGGGCATCTAA
- the LOC108033709 gene encoding GTPase-activating protein skywalker isoform X9: MVGKVLGIKDLEQFSSRRSSVYVDPECDKFFELPLFIAASSNDITTKCQCFQFSPGKEPALRSYTEIQQLLQQGKKRDVKNILRENSWPINSPIRSQLWPMLCGQHQTKQQMLDGFYWEMVHQVFGTTELSEKPIMLPAFVDATHCLPYHLTSTGRAVADRIVNVLGYDCPDITYSPVLYPITSILLHFMSEEEAYMCLAGLVGSKEKVFINQTKLQHEVTWKTVMQIAKKHTKSATSYFQRICPGLKLERIFMDWCWWILAGLPFQHLVRIMDCYFHEGIKVLYRVALVILNLFHKECQSNNEWSPDNIKNDIGNALIKFCKKIPVSPAKLLHAAFSIRGLSTQYISRIFIKTEMLLKSRSVLTSGSKQLIKSRSSDNLPTSQSQVNIQMMSHTLTIREL; encoded by the exons ATGGTTGGCAAAGTCTTGGGCATCAAAGACTTGGAGCAGTTCAGCAGCCGGCGCAGCAGTGTCTACGTCGATCCCGAGTGCGACAAGTTCTTCGAGCTGCCGCTCTTCATCGCGGCCAGCTCGAACGACATCACCACCAAATGCCAGTGCTTCCAGTTCAGCCCAG GCAAAGAGCCGGCACTGCGCTCCTACACCGAGATCCAACAGCTGTTGCAGCAGGGCAAGAAACGTGACGTAAAGAACATACTCAGGGAGAACTCGTGGCCCATCAACTCCCCCATCCGATCCCAGCTATGGCCGATGCTGTGCGGCCAGCACCAGACCAAGCAGCAGATGCTGGACGGCTTCTACTGGGAGATGGTCCACCAG GTCTTTGGCACCACCGAGCTGTCGGAGAAGCCGATCATGCTGCCCGCCTTTGTGGACGCCACCCACTGTTTGCCCTACCACTTGACCAGCACGGGCCGGGCCGTGGCCGATCGCATCGTGAATGTCCTGGGCTACGACTGCCCCGATATTACCTACAGTCCAGTATTGTATCCAATTACATCGATACTTTTGCATTTCATGTCGG AGGAGGAGGCGTACATGTGTTTGGCCGGTCTGGTGGGCAGCAAGGAGAAGGTATTCATCAATCAAACCAAACTACAGCACGAGGTCACCTGGAAGACGGTGATGCAGATAGCCAAAAAGCACACG AAAAGTGCCACTTCGTATTTCCAACGTATTTGCCCGGGCCTGAAGCTGGAGCGCATCTTCATGGACTGGTGCTGGTGGATTCTAGCGGGTCTACCCTTCCAGCATCTGGTGCGGATCATGGACTGCTACTTCCACGAGGGCATCAAGGTCCTATACCGCGTGGCCCTCGTCATACTCAACCTGTTTCACAAGGAGTGCCAGTCGAACAACGAATGGAGTCCGGATAATATTAAAAACGACATTGGCAATGCGCTGATCAAGTTCTGCAAGAAGATACCAGTGTCGCCGGCGAAGCTGCTCCATGCCGCGTTTAGTATTAGGGGACTGAG TACCCAGTATATTTCTAGAATATTTATCAAGACTGAAATGCTACTAAAAAGCCGTTCCGTGCTTACCAGCGGTTCGAAGCAATTAATCAAATCGCGTTCAAGTGATAATCTGCCCACTAGTCAGTCGCAGGTCAACATCCAAATGATGTCGCACACCTTGACCATCCGAGAG TTGTAG